Proteins found in one Hevea brasiliensis isolate MT/VB/25A 57/8 chromosome 18, ASM3005281v1, whole genome shotgun sequence genomic segment:
- the LOC110673840 gene encoding uncharacterized protein LOC110673840 isoform X2, with protein MNFSTTLIKTSPFFIKTTHLSPISKRVSGYRPFGVRFPLTITKCSRADSPLAPQGTQTSSSSSSPVFSSKIHNLLAVEENIEKGCTYVVSSFMEYFVNHGKVIILLVEAIDVYLLGTVMLVFGMGLYELFVSNLDIAKSLSGQSVPHRSSLFGLFTLKERPKWLEVKTVNELKTKLGHVIVMLLLIGFFEKSKTAVMHSPMDLLCFSASVLLCSGCLYLLSKLNDSK; from the exons ATGAATTTCTCCACTACTCTCATCAAAACCTCTCCTTTCTTTATCAAAACCACCCATTTATCTCCAATTTCCAAAAGGGTTTCTGGATATCGTCCTTTTGGTGTTAGATTTCCATTGACCATCACCAAATGTTCTAGAGCTGATTCTCCTTTAGCACCACAAGGTACAcagacttcttcttcttcttcatctcctgTGTTCTCATCAAAGATACACAATTTGCTGGCTGTGGAGGAGAACATAGAGAAG GGATGCACTTATGTCGTGTCATCTTTCATGGAATACTTTGTGAATCATGGCAAAGTGATTATATTGCTTGTAGAGGCCATAG ATGTCTATCTTTTAGGAACAGTGATGCTGGTTTTTGGAATGGGTCTTTATGAGCTTTTTGTTAGCAATCTTGACATTGCAAAGTCATTGTCAGGGCAAAGCGTGCCTCATAGATCAAGTTTATTTGGATTATTCACCTTGAAG GAACGACCGAAATGGTTAGAAGTAAAAACTGTGAATGAGCTGAAAACCAAGCTGGGACATGTCATTGTCATGCTTCTTCTGATTGGTTTCTTTGAAAAAAGTAAGACAGCAGTTATGCACTCTCCCATGGATTTACTTTGCTTCTCAGCTTCTGTTCTACTTTGCTCTGGTTGCCTCTACTTACTATCTAAGCTCAATGACTCCAAATGA
- the LOC110673840 gene encoding uncharacterized protein LOC110673840 isoform X1, translating into MNFSTTLIKTSPFFIKTTHLSPISKRVSGYRPFGVRFPLTITKCSRADSPLAPQGTQTSSSSSSPVFSSKIHNLLAVEENIEKIIYGCRFLAILGVFGSLIGSFLCFVKGCTYVVSSFMEYFVNHGKVIILLVEAIDVYLLGTVMLVFGMGLYELFVSNLDIAKSLSGQSVPHRSSLFGLFTLKERPKWLEVKTVNELKTKLGHVIVMLLLIGFFEKSKTAVMHSPMDLLCFSASVLLCSGCLYLLSKLNDSK; encoded by the exons ATGAATTTCTCCACTACTCTCATCAAAACCTCTCCTTTCTTTATCAAAACCACCCATTTATCTCCAATTTCCAAAAGGGTTTCTGGATATCGTCCTTTTGGTGTTAGATTTCCATTGACCATCACCAAATGTTCTAGAGCTGATTCTCCTTTAGCACCACAAGGTACAcagacttcttcttcttcttcatctcctgTGTTCTCATCAAAGATACACAATTTGCTGGCTGTGGAGGAGAACATAGAGAAG ATTATTTATGGATGCCGCTTCTTGGCGATTCTTGGGGTTTTTGGTTCCTTGATTGGATCATTTCTGTGTTTTGTGAAG GGATGCACTTATGTCGTGTCATCTTTCATGGAATACTTTGTGAATCATGGCAAAGTGATTATATTGCTTGTAGAGGCCATAG ATGTCTATCTTTTAGGAACAGTGATGCTGGTTTTTGGAATGGGTCTTTATGAGCTTTTTGTTAGCAATCTTGACATTGCAAAGTCATTGTCAGGGCAAAGCGTGCCTCATAGATCAAGTTTATTTGGATTATTCACCTTGAAG GAACGACCGAAATGGTTAGAAGTAAAAACTGTGAATGAGCTGAAAACCAAGCTGGGACATGTCATTGTCATGCTTCTTCTGATTGGTTTCTTTGAAAAAAGTAAGACAGCAGTTATGCACTCTCCCATGGATTTACTTTGCTTCTCAGCTTCTGTTCTACTTTGCTCTGGTTGCCTCTACTTACTATCTAAGCTCAATGACTCCAAATGA